One genomic region from Nocardia vinacea encodes:
- a CDS encoding zinc ribbon domain-containing protein gives MNVEPPVQAKLLQLAAVDAELTRIAHRRTVLPEQQEMARLEGERNAHKDAAVAVEIMLDDLDRDIRKLEGEVDAVRKREERDRGMLTAGSVGAKQLSEIQHELGSLERRRSVLEDELLEVMERREASASDHDHAGARLSKTEQELADAQRLRDEALADLDVAQGRCDSDRKDLVALFPDELLSIYDRQRTQHGVGAALLQARRCGACRIELDRGEIARIAKTAPDVIMRCPECGAILVRTKESGL, from the coding sequence TTGAATGTCGAACCACCTGTCCAGGCCAAGCTGCTCCAGCTCGCCGCCGTCGACGCCGAACTGACGCGGATCGCGCATCGGCGCACCGTGCTGCCCGAGCAGCAGGAGATGGCGCGGCTCGAGGGCGAGCGGAATGCGCACAAGGATGCGGCGGTGGCGGTCGAGATCATGCTCGACGATCTCGACCGCGATATCCGCAAGCTGGAGGGCGAGGTCGACGCGGTGCGCAAACGCGAGGAGCGCGACCGCGGCATGTTGACCGCTGGTTCGGTGGGCGCCAAACAGCTTTCGGAAATTCAGCACGAACTGGGCAGCCTGGAGCGACGCCGTTCGGTGCTGGAAGACGAGCTGCTCGAGGTGATGGAGCGTCGCGAGGCGTCGGCATCCGATCATGATCACGCGGGTGCCCGGCTCAGCAAGACCGAGCAGGAGCTGGCCGATGCGCAGCGCCTGCGCGACGAGGCGCTGGCGGATCTCGATGTGGCACAGGGCCGTTGCGATTCCGATCGCAAGGATCTGGTCGCGCTGTTCCCGGACGAACTGCTGAGCATCTATGACCGGCAGCGCACCCAGCACGGCGTCGGCGCCGCGCTGCTGCAGGCCCGCCGGTGCGGCGCGTGCCGGATCGAACTGGACCGCGGTGAGATCGCGCGGATCGCCAAGACCGCGCCGGATGTGATCATGCGGTGTCCGGAGTGTGGTGCGATCCTGGTGCGCACCAAAGAGTCGGGTTTGTGA
- a CDS encoding bifunctional RNase H/acid phosphatase — translation MTEREVIVEADGGSRGNPGPAGYGAVVFGADHIRILAERREYIGITTNNVAEYRGLIAGLEAAAELGARVVSVRMDSKLVVEQMSGRWKVKHASMIPLADRARRLVAGFDSVTFTWIPRAENSHADRLANEAMDDATLIGEVHAAERQLLDAGAAAATLAEEVREAEEQLLGLTDEPQTSARGVEEHLPSWIDEIRDAQSTASNTEAAERKPPTAAENAPAWTGATGRPTRFLLLRHGQTALSIDRRYSGRGNPPLTDLGREQAARAAKMLAAKGGIAAVITSPLGRARETAEAAATALDVPVRVLDGLTETDFGEWEGLTFQEAAQRDPQLHARWLGDPSTPAPNGESFDQVRERVEAARRDLLALYPGQNIVVVSHVTPIKTLLQLALGVGPSLLYRLHLDLASLSIAEFYPDGGSSVRLVNDTSYL, via the coding sequence ATGACCGAGCGCGAGGTGATCGTCGAGGCCGACGGCGGTTCCCGGGGCAATCCGGGCCCGGCTGGCTACGGCGCGGTCGTCTTCGGTGCCGATCACATCCGAATTCTCGCCGAGCGCAGGGAATACATCGGTATCACCACCAATAATGTCGCTGAATACCGCGGGCTCATCGCGGGTTTGGAGGCGGCGGCGGAGCTGGGTGCGCGCGTGGTGTCGGTGCGCATGGATTCCAAGCTCGTGGTCGAGCAGATGTCCGGCCGCTGGAAGGTCAAGCACGCGTCCATGATTCCGCTGGCCGACCGGGCACGCAGGCTTGTCGCCGGCTTCGACAGCGTGACGTTCACCTGGATTCCGCGCGCCGAGAACTCACATGCCGACCGGCTGGCGAACGAGGCGATGGATGACGCCACACTGATCGGCGAGGTGCACGCCGCCGAGCGGCAGTTGCTCGATGCGGGCGCAGCGGCCGCCACTCTGGCCGAAGAGGTGCGCGAGGCCGAAGAACAGCTGCTCGGCTTGACCGATGAACCGCAGACTTCTGCGCGCGGCGTCGAAGAGCACCTGCCGAGTTGGATCGACGAGATCCGTGATGCGCAGTCGACCGCATCGAATACCGAAGCCGCCGAACGCAAGCCGCCGACCGCCGCCGAAAATGCACCCGCCTGGACCGGTGCGACCGGCCGTCCGACTCGCTTCCTCCTGCTGCGCCACGGCCAAACCGCCCTCTCGATAGATCGCCGCTACTCCGGCCGCGGCAACCCACCCCTCACCGACCTCGGCCGTGAACAGGCCGCCCGCGCCGCGAAAATGCTCGCCGCGAAGGGTGGCATCGCCGCGGTTATCACCTCCCCGCTCGGCCGCGCCCGTGAGACCGCCGAAGCCGCCGCGACCGCACTCGATGTTCCGGTGCGCGTCCTCGACGGCCTCACCGAAACCGACTTCGGCGAATGGGAGGGTCTCACCTTTCAGGAAGCGGCACAACGAGATCCGCAACTACATGCCCGCTGGCTGGGCGATCCCTCGACTCCCGCGCCGAACGGCGAGAGTTTCGACCAGGTGCGCGAACGAGTCGAGGCGGCGCGGCGTGATCTGCTCGCCCTGTATCCCGGCCAGAACATCGTGGTGGTCAGCCATGTGACCCCCATCAAGACCCTGCTGCAGTTGGCACTCGGTGTCGGTCCGTCGCTGCTGTACCGCCTGCACTTGGACCTGGCGTCGCTATCGATCGCGGAGTTCTATCCGGACGGCGGTTCGTCGGTTCGGTTGGTCAACGACACGTCCTACCTCTGA
- a CDS encoding FAD-dependent monooxygenase: MSSPIKVIVLGAGIGGLTTAAALRQAGFAVELYEAAPELRGQGFGLSVQANGIKALRAIGLGIEEELFERGGKVETFRFNNPDGTPIRVLPVHRQDDRLGASSVALHRKDLHAILLRAIGDTPTHVGAQATRFVDDGEHVRVEFADGRIAEGDLLIGADGIHSVVRAQLHGRAEPRPGNFVAWLACIPFEHPAVPRGYSAHYWGTGMRFGIHDIGHGRVYWWGTMTMPGDEAADWQGTKEDLRRLYADWAPEVRACIDQTEWADVLAVPCQDRPPLDGWGRGRVTLLGDAAHPMLPSLGQGANSAIEDAVVLAHTLKTSLDPVAGLRRYEEARAERTAMFVNGSWSLGKIEQTTDPKLVKVRDTYFRHVPTEFFLRELGKPMSFPPLEGPTARLPRQLSPVERWHWIADQLAPLHILARVRVHGSITAEQVRTGLDEVQHRHPLLGVAVAAEPDGTAPRFVPVPTPIPLRVVESADPDAWLTEVDEVELREPFDWHSGPLARAVLITDATGETSDLIVTLHYAIADGESAMSVAKQVLQVAAGEGNDLEPAPVRPGPEELFPAKFQGAKGFGRTVGSLLRDQKSQLKRPRRLEPTELAAPSRRRSRVVHRSLDADQLDALTAGCERKGVGLQAALSAALLIAAARESGTYTESWYTVGSSVNFRGHLDGAVGDAEVGTYQGMIATPAKYAPWSSLWQLAGEIEREYGARMDRRDHLAAMSLLKVAAPKSVAASASTVKLMDTRGPGHLCMTYLGRYAFPDKIGAWQLAGAQFVSGMSVSGFIMATANATHGELSFNIGYVEPAVSRARAERLADESVRALLSVI; this comes from the coding sequence ATGAGTAGTCCGATCAAGGTTATCGTGCTCGGTGCGGGGATCGGAGGGCTCACCACCGCCGCCGCATTGCGACAGGCGGGCTTCGCGGTCGAACTCTATGAGGCCGCTCCCGAACTGCGTGGCCAGGGATTCGGACTTTCGGTGCAGGCCAATGGGATCAAGGCGCTGCGTGCGATCGGCCTCGGCATCGAGGAGGAACTGTTCGAGCGCGGTGGCAAGGTCGAGACCTTCAGGTTCAACAACCCGGACGGCACACCCATCCGAGTGCTTCCGGTGCACCGCCAGGACGACCGGCTCGGCGCATCGAGCGTCGCCCTGCACCGCAAGGATCTGCACGCGATCCTGCTGCGCGCGATCGGTGACACCCCGACTCATGTTGGCGCACAAGCGACTCGGTTCGTCGACGACGGTGAGCACGTGCGCGTCGAATTCGCCGACGGCCGCATCGCCGAGGGCGATCTGCTGATCGGCGCCGACGGCATCCACTCGGTGGTGCGCGCCCAATTGCACGGCCGCGCCGAACCGCGCCCCGGCAATTTCGTCGCCTGGTTGGCTTGCATCCCGTTCGAACATCCCGCCGTGCCGCGCGGCTACTCGGCCCACTATTGGGGCACCGGAATGCGTTTCGGCATCCACGACATCGGCCACGGCCGGGTGTACTGGTGGGGCACGATGACCATGCCGGGCGACGAGGCCGCCGATTGGCAGGGCACCAAGGAAGATCTGCGGCGGCTCTATGCCGACTGGGCGCCGGAGGTGCGCGCCTGCATCGATCAGACCGAATGGGCCGATGTGCTCGCCGTGCCCTGCCAGGACCGTCCGCCGCTGGACGGCTGGGGCCGCGGCCGGGTCACCCTGCTCGGCGATGCCGCCCATCCCATGCTGCCCAGCCTGGGCCAGGGCGCCAACTCTGCCATCGAGGACGCGGTCGTGCTCGCCCACACACTGAAGACTTCGCTGGATCCTGTTGCGGGCCTGCGTCGTTACGAGGAGGCGCGCGCCGAGCGCACCGCCATGTTCGTGAACGGCTCGTGGTCGCTCGGCAAGATCGAGCAAACGACCGATCCCAAGCTGGTGAAGGTGCGTGACACCTACTTCCGGCACGTACCCACTGAATTCTTCCTGCGCGAATTGGGCAAGCCGATGTCGTTCCCACCGCTGGAGGGACCGACCGCGCGGCTGCCGCGCCAACTGTCTCCGGTGGAGCGCTGGCATTGGATCGCGGATCAGCTTGCGCCGCTGCATATTCTGGCCCGGGTGCGGGTGCACGGCTCGATTACCGCGGAGCAGGTGCGTACCGGCTTGGACGAAGTGCAGCACCGACATCCGCTGCTCGGTGTCGCGGTGGCAGCCGAACCCGACGGCACCGCACCGCGTTTCGTGCCGGTGCCCACGCCGATTCCGCTGCGGGTGGTCGAATCCGCCGATCCGGATGCCTGGTTGACCGAGGTCGACGAGGTCGAATTGCGCGAACCCTTCGACTGGCACTCCGGTCCGCTCGCGCGCGCCGTGCTCATCACGGATGCGACCGGTGAGACCAGCGATCTGATCGTCACCCTGCACTATGCGATCGCCGACGGCGAGAGCGCGATGTCGGTGGCCAAGCAGGTGCTGCAGGTCGCCGCGGGCGAGGGTAATGATCTCGAGCCAGCACCGGTCCGGCCGGGTCCGGAGGAACTGTTCCCGGCAAAGTTCCAGGGCGCCAAGGGCTTCGGCCGCACGGTGGGATCGCTGCTGCGCGACCAGAAGTCGCAGCTGAAGCGGCCGCGCCGACTCGAACCGACCGAACTCGCAGCGCCGTCGCGACGCCGCAGCCGGGTCGTGCACCGCAGCCTGGATGCCGATCAACTCGACGCATTGACCGCAGGCTGTGAGCGCAAGGGCGTCGGCCTGCAGGCCGCGCTCTCGGCGGCGCTGCTCATCGCGGCGGCCCGCGAGTCGGGCACCTACACCGAATCCTGGTACACCGTCGGCAGTTCGGTGAACTTCCGCGGCCACCTCGACGGCGCGGTCGGCGATGCCGAGGTCGGGACCTACCAGGGCATGATCGCGACCCCGGCGAAGTACGCACCATGGTCCTCGCTGTGGCAGCTCGCGGGCGAAATCGAGCGCGAGTACGGCGCGAGAATGGACCGGCGCGACCATCTCGCGGCCATGAGCCTGCTGAAGGTGGCCGCCCCGAAATCGGTGGCCGCCAGTGCATCCACGGTCAAGCTGATGGACACCCGCGGTCCAGGTCACCTGTGTATGACATATCTGGGGCGCTATGCGTTCCCGGACAAGATCGGCGCGTGGCAGCTCGCGGGCGCGCAATTCGTCTCGGGCATGTCGGTGAGCGGCTTCATCATGGCCACCGCCAATGCCACGCATGGCGAATTGTCGTTCAACATCGGCTATGTCGAGCCCGCGGTGTCGCGTGCGCGTGCCGAACGTCTTGCCGACGAGAGTGTGCGCGCACTGCTGTCGGTGATCTGA